In Paenibacillus kyungheensis, the following are encoded in one genomic region:
- a CDS encoding acyl carrier protein yields the protein MEEQKAQIKQYVSRFFRKHELQDDENMFELGIVNSLFAMQLVTYVESMIGITLEPHELDMNNFHSINAIMKLIESKNTLTE from the coding sequence GTGGAAGAACAAAAAGCCCAAATAAAGCAATACGTTTCAAGATTTTTCCGTAAGCATGAGCTACAGGATGACGAGAACATGTTCGAACTAGGCATTGTGAACTCTTTATTTGCGATGCAGTTGGTCACCTATGTAGAAAGTATGATCGGCATAACGCTGGAACCTCATGAGCTTGACATGAATAACTTTCATAGCATTAATGCCATTATGAAGCTTATTGAGTCTAAGAACACACTTACAGAATAG
- a CDS encoding acyl carrier protein, whose protein sequence is MDKIKESLITVARSLDSERKIDTDLWNMNLMELGMNSIEYIKFIVAVEENLGMDFPDQLLDLNEFNTFKKIENYIKELIKENK, encoded by the coding sequence ATGGATAAAATAAAAGAGAGTTTGATTACGGTTGCTAGAAGTTTGGATTCAGAAAGGAAAATTGATACGGATTTATGGAATATGAATCTAATGGAACTAGGTATGAATTCGATTGAATATATAAAATTTATAGTTGCAGTTGAAGAAAATCTAGGAATGGATTTTCCTGATCAATTGCTAGATCTCAATGAATTTAATACATTTAAAAAAATAGAAAATTATATTAAGGAATTGATAAAAGAAAATAAATGA
- a CDS encoding HAD-IIIC family phosphatase: protein MEPSNAKKPVRRRNSKIKCLVWDLDNTLWEGVLLEDIQVKVKEGVVKIIQELDRRGILQSIASKNDYSVAIAKLDEFGLSEYFLVPQINWNSKSSSIQLIQQSLNIGLDTFAFIDDQPFEREEVAYMLSDVLCLDADQLEQLLNLPELMPDYVTEDSRQRRMMYQSDFQRKQAEEQFQGPQEEFLATLGMVIRISPAHSEDLHRAEELTLRTNQLNTTGYTYSLEQLETLSRSDRHKLLVASLEDKYGTYGTIGLSLVELGEEAWRLKLLLMSCRVMSRGVGSIMLQHLLLSAKQAGSRFQAEFVSNDRNRMMYITLKFAGFYEVSSMDETGVLLENDLSQVGGFPKYIDVQVMD from the coding sequence ATGGAACCTTCAAATGCGAAGAAACCTGTACGCCGACGGAATAGCAAAATCAAATGTTTAGTATGGGACTTGGACAATACGCTTTGGGAAGGTGTACTGCTAGAAGATATCCAAGTCAAAGTAAAAGAAGGAGTTGTAAAGATCATTCAGGAGTTAGATCGACGAGGTATTCTACAGTCGATTGCGAGTAAAAACGATTATTCGGTAGCTATCGCCAAACTGGACGAATTTGGTCTGAGCGAATATTTTCTTGTTCCTCAAATAAACTGGAACTCCAAATCATCATCTATTCAGCTAATTCAGCAATCTTTGAACATCGGTCTCGACACTTTTGCATTTATCGATGACCAGCCGTTTGAACGTGAAGAAGTCGCTTATATGCTATCTGATGTCCTATGTCTTGATGCTGATCAATTGGAACAATTATTGAATTTGCCAGAACTGATGCCGGATTATGTGACAGAGGACTCTCGCCAGCGAAGAATGATGTATCAGAGCGATTTCCAGAGAAAACAGGCAGAGGAGCAATTTCAGGGTCCACAAGAGGAGTTCCTTGCCACACTCGGTATGGTGATAAGAATTTCACCTGCTCACAGCGAAGATTTGCACCGGGCAGAAGAACTGACGCTTCGTACAAATCAATTGAATACAACAGGATATACATACTCGCTAGAGCAACTCGAAACATTATCACGATCTGACCGTCACAAACTGCTTGTCGCAAGTCTGGAAGACAAATATGGCACTTATGGCACCATTGGACTGTCTTTGGTTGAGCTTGGAGAAGAAGCATGGAGACTTAAGCTATTGCTTATGTCCTGTCGGGTGATGTCACGTGGTGTCGGTTCTATTATGCTACAACATTTGCTACTTTCAGCTAAGCAAGCAGGCTCTCGTTTTCAGGCTGAGTTTGTGTCTAATGATAGGAACCGAATGATGTATATCACGTTAAAATTTGCCGGATTTTATGAAGTTTCTTCTATGGATGAGACGGGCGTACTGCTTGAGAATGATCTTTCGCAGGTTGGCGGATTTCCAAAATATATAGATGTGCAAGTGATGGATTAG
- a CDS encoding amino acid adenylation domain-containing protein: MVNEKKLFPLIHPQKRIWYIEKIHPGLPLHNIGGLIWIEGEVDKTLLEEAIHLFIQNHEGIRSQITELEDGVFQSFEIHSRPEIHMLDFSKYENPKAAASVWAETEFGKPFELLEKPLFEFAIVKASKQLNGYFVKFHHLVSDGWSIQIMSEQIYQYYMKLKNGETVDHECRSGYADYILQEEKYLSQDRFEKNKRYWLDKFRTVPEIFLQRSANQLTGRRKTFWLNDSLSSAINEYVQTNRCSLNTFFISLVLLYQHKLTHQKDLIIGTPVLNRSGVKEKQIVGMFTSTLPFRMGIDSMESVSIFTRRVNKELMQSYYHQKFPYDLLIQELELRKKGYDQLFQISVNYYNTKLVREWEGHEMENEEFYCGHQIFPLQVVIKDWSETGRLEIKIDYQTNDYTDEDVNTLFERLVLLAEQMVRSAGQLKIAELELISDQERHKLIYKWNSTEAYYPKNLSVHQQIAQQAIETPEKIAAVWEGKSLTYAQLLDFSNKLAHRLVLEGIGKGSLVALLLNHSFETLIAILAVLKTGATYLPIDTTYPGKRIRYLLDDSQAAILICNIDVAEEIGYSGKQLRLDMDVLQRMPSEIEPLSFEVSPQDPAYIIYTSGSTGNPKGVIVTHQGLMNYTWWARKTYFTNERDVVALYSSLAFDLTVTSIFPPLIGGNTVAIYSAAEDEFVLDRIIEDNITTVLKLTPAHLSLIKHRENSHSAIRMLIVGGENLKAAVAAEVCRSFASRVTLINEYGPTETVVGCITHHFDPDIDVEGSVLIGRPIANTQVYVVDEQMQAVPVGVTGEIYIAGDGVANGYLGRSDLTEQRFIPNTFTGNGMMYKTDDLAFWHTDGNLEYIGRNDSQIKLNGYRIELGEIENQLIEIEGIDEAVVTARQIDKKITALAAYLVTSRKDITSYVVRQALLDKIPAYMLPQYMVFLDALPMTVNGKVDRRVLPDPDMVNVSVSEKVLNDRQQILLQIMKEILKSESISLQDNFYQLGGDSIKAIQVMSKLNEVGLSVQVKDILSFPILSELASIIEQSNSLTSRSIPVEGSIRPTPITDWFFTSDLVYPHHYNQSVLLSMKQKVTSEMIGLALRELESHHDSLRLHLVESTGRLHYIEKRSTVGIPLEVVDLDNFTSEEVEEIILNRSLTCKQSLHMIDGPLFKCILFHRSNEPDLLLLTAHHLIIDAVSLRILLEDLERTLQSKIAGESTSPQLVRTDSYQAWAEALAIYSHEKAIKELSYWQSIIHRIDTPLIVDYENKPSTINNTYTMQAELSENYTSMLLTEANQAYGTRPSELLVAALALACNAMSEKSSFTIELESHGREAISNDVNVSRTVGWFTSMYPVRLDIPNDPIGNQIKAFKEQLRAVPKQGIGYGALVLARKLPRFTARTIRFNYLGEIDDQLNASFFELANYATGYEQAAENRFEVLVDIVPYIQNKRFNMSVTYSSNDFLPSTIERFVQCYIEQLQGIIQHCCTKQEIEFTPSDFETTNLNQDELDSLFT; encoded by the coding sequence ATGGTAAATGAAAAAAAACTATTTCCTTTAATTCACCCTCAGAAACGCATTTGGTACATAGAGAAGATTCACCCCGGGCTTCCGTTGCACAATATTGGGGGTCTGATATGGATTGAGGGAGAAGTCGATAAAACATTGTTAGAAGAAGCAATACATCTTTTCATCCAAAACCATGAAGGAATTCGTAGCCAGATTACAGAATTAGAAGATGGCGTTTTTCAATCTTTTGAGATACACAGCAGACCCGAAATTCATATGCTTGATTTTTCCAAATATGAGAATCCAAAAGCCGCGGCATCGGTATGGGCAGAAACGGAGTTCGGAAAACCATTTGAACTGTTGGAGAAGCCTTTGTTTGAATTCGCAATCGTTAAAGCATCCAAACAACTGAACGGGTATTTTGTTAAATTCCATCATCTTGTATCTGACGGTTGGAGTATTCAAATTATGTCAGAACAGATTTATCAGTATTATATGAAGCTAAAGAATGGAGAAACGGTTGATCACGAATGTAGAAGCGGATACGCGGATTACATTCTTCAGGAAGAAAAATACTTGTCCCAGGATCGATTTGAAAAAAATAAACGGTATTGGTTGGACAAATTCCGAACAGTCCCAGAAATTTTTTTACAGCGAAGTGCTAACCAGTTGACGGGCAGAAGGAAAACGTTTTGGCTGAATGATTCTCTTTCGTCTGCGATTAATGAATATGTCCAGACAAATCGTTGTTCGTTGAACACCTTTTTTATCTCTTTAGTTTTGCTTTATCAGCACAAACTTACACATCAAAAAGACCTCATTATCGGCACACCAGTTTTGAACCGTTCGGGCGTTAAGGAAAAGCAGATTGTCGGTATGTTTACGAGCACATTACCTTTTCGCATGGGAATCGATAGCATGGAATCAGTATCTATTTTTACTCGCCGGGTTAATAAGGAATTGATGCAGAGTTATTATCATCAGAAGTTTCCATACGATTTGCTCATTCAAGAATTGGAACTGCGAAAAAAAGGCTATGATCAGCTTTTTCAAATTAGCGTCAATTATTACAACACCAAGCTTGTCCGTGAGTGGGAAGGCCACGAAATGGAAAACGAAGAATTTTACTGTGGACATCAGATTTTTCCATTGCAAGTTGTAATCAAAGACTGGTCAGAAACAGGAAGACTAGAGATAAAAATCGATTACCAGACGAACGATTATACGGATGAAGATGTTAACACTCTATTTGAAAGATTAGTGTTACTCGCCGAACAGATGGTTCGTTCAGCAGGGCAATTGAAGATAGCTGAACTGGAATTAATATCAGATCAAGAGCGACACAAGCTGATTTATAAATGGAACTCTACAGAGGCCTATTATCCCAAAAATCTATCGGTTCATCAGCAAATTGCTCAACAGGCTATTGAAACACCAGAGAAGATTGCGGCTGTATGGGAAGGAAAATCGTTAACTTATGCTCAACTACTCGATTTTTCTAATAAGCTTGCTCATAGACTCGTTCTTGAAGGAATCGGGAAAGGAAGCCTTGTAGCACTATTATTGAACCATTCGTTTGAAACGCTGATTGCGATATTAGCCGTTCTTAAAACAGGCGCAACTTACTTGCCTATAGATACGACCTATCCAGGAAAGCGCATTCGATATTTGTTAGATGACAGTCAGGCCGCTATCCTTATTTGTAATATTGATGTAGCCGAGGAAATTGGTTATTCGGGAAAACAGCTCCGCTTGGACATGGATGTACTGCAAAGGATGCCGTCGGAGATAGAACCTCTTTCATTCGAAGTTTCACCTCAGGATCCGGCTTATATTATCTATACTTCTGGTTCTACTGGTAACCCTAAAGGAGTTATTGTTACGCATCAGGGACTAATGAATTACACTTGGTGGGCCCGAAAAACCTATTTCACAAATGAACGGGATGTTGTTGCGCTATACTCCTCACTTGCTTTTGATTTGACCGTTACATCGATATTTCCGCCACTTATCGGTGGAAATACAGTAGCCATCTATTCTGCGGCTGAAGACGAATTTGTACTGGATCGTATTATTGAGGATAACATAACAACAGTTCTTAAATTAACGCCTGCTCATTTGTCATTAATCAAACATCGTGAAAACTCCCATTCTGCCATCCGCATGTTAATAGTAGGCGGAGAGAATTTGAAGGCGGCGGTTGCTGCCGAGGTATGCCGCAGTTTTGCTAGTCGTGTAACGTTGATCAACGAATATGGACCGACAGAAACCGTCGTCGGGTGTATCACTCATCATTTCGATCCTGATATTGATGTTGAAGGTTCTGTTTTGATCGGTCGTCCGATTGCTAACACACAGGTGTATGTCGTAGATGAACAGATGCAAGCCGTACCTGTAGGTGTAACCGGTGAAATTTATATCGCGGGTGACGGAGTGGCGAATGGTTATCTCGGTCGTTCCGATTTGACAGAACAACGATTCATTCCAAACACATTTACAGGAAACGGAATGATGTACAAAACAGATGATCTGGCATTTTGGCATACGGATGGCAACTTGGAATATATTGGTCGTAACGATTCACAAATTAAGCTTAACGGATATCGGATCGAATTGGGTGAAATCGAAAACCAGTTGATAGAAATAGAAGGTATCGACGAAGCAGTCGTAACAGCACGCCAAATTGATAAAAAAATAACTGCACTAGCCGCTTATCTTGTCACGAGCAGGAAGGATATAACCTCCTATGTTGTAAGGCAAGCACTGCTGGATAAAATTCCAGCTTATATGTTGCCTCAATATATGGTGTTTCTAGATGCATTGCCGATGACCGTCAACGGAAAGGTGGACCGCAGAGTTCTTCCCGATCCGGACATGGTAAATGTTTCTGTATCTGAAAAGGTACTAAATGATCGACAGCAGATCTTGTTGCAGATCATGAAAGAGATTCTCAAGTCCGAGTCCATATCTTTACAGGATAATTTTTATCAATTGGGTGGCGATTCCATCAAGGCTATTCAAGTGATGAGCAAACTGAACGAAGTTGGATTAAGTGTTCAGGTGAAAGACATTTTATCGTTTCCGATTTTAAGCGAATTGGCTTCTATTATTGAACAGAGCAATTCTCTTACATCTCGCAGTATTCCAGTAGAAGGAAGCATCCGGCCAACTCCGATTACGGATTGGTTTTTTACGAGTGATCTCGTCTATCCGCATCATTACAATCAGTCAGTGCTGTTGTCTATGAAGCAAAAGGTAACTTCAGAGATGATCGGTTTGGCTCTGAGAGAATTGGAAAGTCATCACGATTCTTTGCGGCTACATTTGGTAGAGTCTACTGGAAGACTTCATTATATTGAAAAAAGATCAACTGTCGGTATTCCGCTCGAAGTAGTTGATTTGGACAATTTTACAAGCGAAGAAGTGGAAGAGATCATATTGAATCGTTCGTTAACGTGCAAGCAAAGCTTACATATGATCGACGGCCCTTTGTTTAAATGCATACTATTTCACAGAAGCAATGAGCCAGATTTACTGCTCTTAACGGCTCACCATCTGATTATTGATGCTGTATCATTACGCATTTTGCTGGAGGATCTGGAACGGACATTACAGTCAAAAATAGCCGGTGAATCAACTTCGCCTCAGCTTGTCAGAACAGATTCGTATCAAGCTTGGGCTGAGGCGTTGGCTATTTATAGTCATGAAAAAGCCATCAAGGAATTATCATATTGGCAGTCGATTATTCATAGAATTGATACACCATTGATAGTCGATTATGAGAACAAACCGAGTACAATCAACAATACGTACACAATGCAGGCTGAATTAAGCGAAAATTACACTTCCATGTTGTTGACAGAAGCCAATCAGGCATATGGAACCAGACCAAGTGAACTTCTAGTTGCTGCACTAGCGTTAGCTTGTAATGCGATGAGCGAAAAAAGTTCATTCACCATAGAACTCGAATCACATGGACGTGAGGCGATTTCAAATGATGTCAATGTATCTCGTACGGTGGGCTGGTTCACTTCGATGTATCCGGTACGCTTAGACATTCCAAATGATCCTATTGGCAATCAGATCAAGGCTTTTAAAGAGCAACTTCGAGCTGTACCCAAACAAGGAATTGGCTACGGGGCATTGGTGCTTGCGCGGAAACTTCCGCGCTTTACAGCACGAACGATACGCTTCAATTATTTGGGGGAAATTGATGATCAGTTGAATGCTTCGTTTTTTGAATTAGCGAATTATGCGACAGGATATGAGCAAGCCGCTGAAAATCGGTTTGAAGTGTTAGTTGATATTGTGCCTTACATTCAGAATAAGCGCTTCAACATGTCGGTCACCTATAGTTCCAACGATTTCCTACCGTCAACCATAGAGCGCTTTGTGCAATGTTATATCGAACAACTTCAAGGAATCATCCAACATTGCTGTACAAAACAAGAGATTGAATTTACTCCGTCAGACTTCGAAACAACAAATCTGAATCAGGACGAACTGGATAGTCTATTCACATAA
- a CDS encoding cyclic peptide export ABC transporter, with the protein MTFKQKYVLYATAIMLMLSSLFTPYTSAAVEPLSSDQKKTINQYIDEIQADAKIPGLAVVAVQGDKLMFEQYSGVSDIEQKSAVTSKTVFELGSNSKAFTGLAVLQLEKQGLIKLEDPISKYFPWFYLIYKGKKIVPTVGQLLHHTSAISPDTIGNIPVSNADDALEQTVRMLVGKEVQDYKGLKPGEYFMYATINYDILGLLIQQVSGMSYEDYLLQHIVRPLGLNSTFLYHEDAVQHGLATGYKFGFLRPHAYDAPRYRGNTPAGYVNSTPADIARWMQIQLRVIQPAEFDSTLIEQSHEKDLTVAPDGNGSSYAAGWSIYQSGSGEIAHGGNNPNFSSYIIMRNDGQLGVAVMANMNSDYTESIARGVMAMIRGQTPIQPTSDTYEKLDKIASVALVIFDVALLGLLYILGIGIVQIGKRKRRWAGIRGWKIAKFITSLFFLALYLSGLYYLPMISFEKLPWNALNVWAPYTLIPTVIVAAAFGVVYTVYHLLMQLFPLQKEKNYLSLLMLGIVSGFGNAFIIFVVNQTFGRTDNLTNGFLFYFALGILMYVYGQRYISTKLVTLTNNYVYDKRTELIGLILKTPYEKLERMKDGRLHAVLNNDTETVSRSINTVVSGMVSFITLICCFVYLAVLNVYAFLLSLLVIIAVVGLYYLLGSKAEKFWEETREIQTEFFRLINDMLRGFKELRLNRVRNSAFKNHLNESLDTYRIKRTEGDVRMANVNVAGELLFTVVIGAVAFLFPLIFPSLVTSTVQIYVFVFLYMTGPVNVILNAYPMFLQIRISWKRIQELSSEIEQLQSEDTSAKVQFVSDENIELTIRNVRYSYGESEDSSFMVGPFDFSCRSGTITFITGGNGSGKTTLAKLMTGLYEPIDGTITVNGKVIASEQLGDFYSAVFSDYYLFERLYGIDCSGNQERISSLLGWLQLENIVTVQDGRFSTISLSTGQKKRLALLVAFLEDKPIYLFDEWAADQDPEFRRRFYYEILPELKAEGKCIIAITHDDRYFHVADTLIHLERDKLMQYRDQEATIRV; encoded by the coding sequence ATGACTTTTAAACAGAAGTATGTTCTGTATGCTACGGCAATCATGCTGATGTTGAGCAGTCTGTTTACTCCCTATACGAGTGCAGCTGTTGAGCCGTTATCGTCGGATCAAAAAAAAACAATTAATCAGTATATTGACGAAATACAGGCCGATGCTAAAATTCCCGGTCTGGCCGTTGTTGCTGTACAAGGCGACAAATTAATGTTCGAACAATATTCAGGTGTTAGCGATATCGAGCAAAAGAGTGCTGTCACATCCAAAACTGTATTTGAGCTGGGTTCCAATTCAAAAGCCTTTACTGGTCTAGCTGTTCTACAATTGGAGAAACAGGGCTTAATTAAGCTTGAAGATCCGATAAGTAAATATTTTCCTTGGTTCTACTTAATATATAAGGGGAAGAAGATTGTACCCACAGTCGGGCAGTTGTTGCACCATACGTCGGCTATCTCACCGGATACGATTGGTAACATACCTGTATCGAATGCGGACGATGCACTTGAGCAGACCGTGCGAATGCTTGTCGGAAAAGAAGTCCAAGATTATAAGGGACTGAAACCTGGCGAATATTTTATGTATGCGACAATCAACTACGATATTCTCGGTCTACTGATTCAGCAAGTTAGTGGTATGTCTTATGAAGATTACTTGCTACAACACATTGTTCGACCTTTAGGTCTTAATAGCACGTTTTTATACCATGAAGATGCTGTACAGCATGGGCTTGCTACTGGTTATAAATTCGGCTTTTTGCGTCCACATGCTTATGACGCTCCAAGATATCGTGGAAACACACCGGCAGGTTATGTGAACTCTACTCCTGCAGATATCGCCAGATGGATGCAAATTCAACTTCGGGTAATTCAACCTGCTGAATTTGACTCTACTTTGATCGAACAATCGCACGAGAAAGATTTGACCGTGGCTCCAGATGGGAACGGTTCATCTTATGCCGCAGGTTGGTCAATTTACCAATCGGGCAGTGGCGAAATCGCGCATGGTGGGAACAATCCAAACTTCTCATCCTATATTATAATGCGCAATGACGGTCAGCTTGGTGTAGCAGTAATGGCTAATATGAATTCCGATTATACCGAATCTATAGCCCGTGGCGTTATGGCAATGATACGCGGACAGACTCCTATTCAGCCGACGTCTGACACTTACGAAAAATTGGATAAAATCGCTTCGGTGGCACTCGTTATTTTCGATGTAGCTCTGCTTGGACTTTTATATATTCTTGGCATTGGCATTGTACAAATTGGAAAAAGAAAGCGGCGTTGGGCAGGGATACGAGGATGGAAAATTGCGAAGTTCATAACTTCGTTATTTTTTTTAGCTTTGTATTTAAGTGGCTTGTATTACTTACCGATGATTTCATTTGAAAAACTTCCATGGAATGCGCTCAACGTATGGGCTCCATATACGTTAATACCGACTGTTATCGTCGCAGCTGCATTCGGAGTAGTTTACACCGTGTATCATCTATTGATGCAGTTGTTCCCTTTACAAAAGGAAAAAAACTATTTGTCTCTTCTTATGCTTGGCATAGTTAGCGGCTTCGGCAATGCGTTCATTATTTTTGTTGTCAATCAGACGTTCGGCAGAACCGATAACCTGACCAACGGGTTTTTGTTTTACTTTGCACTTGGCATTCTGATGTATGTTTATGGACAGCGCTATATCAGCACGAAACTGGTCACACTAACAAATAATTATGTGTATGACAAACGAACAGAGCTAATTGGCTTAATTTTGAAGACTCCGTATGAGAAGCTTGAGCGAATGAAAGACGGGCGTCTACATGCTGTATTGAACAACGATACAGAAACAGTAAGCCGTTCTATAAACACCGTTGTATCAGGCATGGTTTCTTTCATCACGTTAATTTGTTGCTTTGTTTATCTAGCAGTGCTTAATGTATATGCCTTTTTGCTTTCCTTGTTAGTGATCATTGCAGTGGTGGGGCTGTACTATTTGCTAGGAAGCAAAGCAGAAAAGTTCTGGGAAGAAACGCGCGAAATCCAAACCGAATTTTTCCGCTTAATTAATGATATGCTACGAGGTTTCAAGGAACTTCGACTTAATCGTGTGAGAAACAGTGCTTTCAAAAACCATTTGAACGAAAGCTTGGACACGTATCGGATCAAGCGGACAGAAGGCGATGTACGAATGGCAAACGTTAATGTCGCGGGGGAATTGTTATTTACTGTTGTGATCGGAGCTGTCGCATTCTTGTTCCCGCTCATTTTCCCAAGCTTAGTTACAAGTACGGTTCAGATTTACGTATTTGTTTTTCTGTATATGACTGGGCCGGTCAATGTCATTCTGAATGCTTATCCAATGTTCTTACAAATTCGGATTTCTTGGAAACGTATTCAAGAGTTGTCATCCGAAATAGAACAACTTCAAAGCGAAGATACCTCTGCAAAAGTTCAGTTTGTTTCCGATGAAAATATTGAACTTACTATTCGAAATGTGCGTTATAGCTATGGAGAAAGCGAAGATAGCTCCTTTATGGTTGGGCCATTCGATTTTAGCTGTCGTTCGGGAACGATTACGTTTATAACAGGAGGAAACGGCAGTGGCAAGACAACGCTAGCTAAGCTAATGACCGGTTTGTACGAGCCGATTGACGGTACTATTACAGTAAATGGAAAGGTTATCGCTTCCGAACAACTGGGAGACTTTTACTCGGCTGTATTCAGTGATTATTATTTGTTTGAACGGTTATACGGAATCGATTGCTCGGGCAATCAAGAGCGAATCTCTTCGTTGCTCGGCTGGTTGCAGCTAGAGAATATAGTCACGGTGCAAGATGGACGCTTCTCAACCATATCACTATCAACGGGTCAGAAGAAACGGTTAGCTTTACTTGTCGCTTTCCTCGAAGACAAGCCCATTTATTTGTTCGATGAGTGGGCGGCTGATCAGGATCCCGAGTTCCGTCGCCGTTTTTATTATGAAATTTTGCCTGAGTTAAAAGCAGAAGGAAAGTGCATTATTGCTATCACACATGATGATAGATATTTCCATGTTGCTGATACGCTTATTCATCTTGAACGAGATAAATTGATGCAATATCGGGATCAAGAAGCTACGATTCGAGTCTAA
- the loaP gene encoding antiterminator LoaP — MKWYVLFVKNGEEDYVKNQIQMRLNEFGCNCLVPKRKVPEKKNGIINHVVKIMFPGYVFLQTKMNFFKYDLIKTIPHIIYFLNYRNKKDSSLNSSGQHEEAFFKFIPDNEMNGLLNLINLENDTLEYSKFCLDQEKLTIISGPLIGMEGRIKKIDRRKQRAKLLINVMGQEKLVDIGFEVLNLKNYALLDKQANLREGLRKKVERVIRTLIQIPEFLPKGNTLANYGMNSITFLRLMCNLETEFGIELCDDDLCIERLKTVDDITYYIQKKI, encoded by the coding sequence ATGAAATGGTATGTATTATTTGTTAAAAATGGTGAGGAAGATTATGTAAAAAATCAAATTCAAATGCGATTAAATGAGTTTGGTTGTAATTGTCTTGTCCCAAAACGAAAAGTCCCAGAAAAGAAAAATGGCATAATAAATCATGTCGTAAAGATTATGTTTCCGGGTTATGTATTTTTACAAACAAAAATGAATTTCTTTAAATATGATCTTATAAAAACAATACCTCATATTATTTATTTTCTAAATTATAGAAATAAAAAAGATTCCAGTTTAAATTCATCCGGTCAACATGAAGAAGCATTTTTTAAATTTATTCCTGATAATGAAATGAACGGGCTACTAAATTTAATAAACCTTGAGAATGATACGTTGGAATATTCAAAATTCTGTTTAGATCAGGAGAAGTTAACAATTATATCTGGACCCTTAATTGGCATGGAAGGAAGAATCAAGAAAATAGATAGACGAAAACAACGAGCCAAGTTATTGATTAATGTTATGGGTCAGGAAAAATTAGTCGATATTGGATTTGAAGTTTTGAATTTAAAAAATTATGCTTTATTAGATAAACAAGCTAATCTTAGAGAAGGATTAAGGAAAAAAGTTGAGCGTGTGATTAGAACTTTGATTCAAATCCCAGAATTTTTGCCTAAAGGTAACACATTAGCTAATTATGGAATGAATTCAATCACTTTTCTAAGGCTGATGTGCAACTTGGAGACTGAATTTGGAATTGAATTATGTGATGATGACCTTTGTATAGAGAGATTAAAAACTGTAGATGATATTACTTACTACATTCAGAAAAAAATTTAA